In Zingiber officinale cultivar Zhangliang chromosome 8B, Zo_v1.1, whole genome shotgun sequence, a single genomic region encodes these proteins:
- the LOC122014128 gene encoding probable protein S-acyltransferase 22, producing the protein MLVLILCFVERRRFSAEIVSKLGSSFSLAPFIIVVAVCTLLAMVATLPVAQLFFFHILLIKKGISTYDYIIALREQDQEQEQLAVGGQQSPQMSQVSSFTGLSSTSSFNQFHRGAWCTPPRLFLEDQVSYFHYLESYCECNLPWLRLFLKNLLIRFFLLYEANPFN; encoded by the exons ATGCTTGTGCTGATACTGTGTTTTGTTGAGAGAAGGAGATTTTCTGCTGAAATTGTTTCAAAGCTGGGTAGTAGCTTTTCCTTGGCACCCTTTATCATTGTGGTG GCTGTGTGCACTTTATTAGCCATGGTTGCTACTCTTCCAGTTGCACAACTTTTCTTCTTccatattcttttaataaaaaag GGAATCAGCACCTATGATTACATTATTGCTTTGAGGGAGCAAGATCAGGAGCAGGAGCAACTTGCTGTTGGTGGGCAGCAAAGTCCGCAAATGTCCCAAGTGAGCTCTTTTACTGGACTAAGCAGCACCAGTTCTTTCAATCAATTCCATCGGGGTGCATGGTGTACTCCGCCAAGATTATTCCTTGAGGATCAggtatcatactttcattatttAGAAAGTTATTGTGAATGTAATTTACCATGgttaagattatttttgaaaaaccttttaataagattttttttactgtACGAGGCAAATCCatttaattaa
- the LOC122014129 gene encoding brain acid soluble protein 1 — protein MGLGEETACEEKRPGVVEAEDGADGEKRLEVVEAEDGADGGKRLKVEAAEDGADVEKRLEVEKAEDAADEEPKVERPKRDGEEPAEEEAPREKPVAEDEAAPAAVGAKEKGEAEEREKEEEAEETEGQQVNKVTGRDNTKGVPDSPQQSDPVADSSYQSPRQEPSDTSYGSSNCSGTKTGME, from the exons ATGGGTTTGGGAGAAGAGACCGCCTGCGAGGAAAAGAGACCGGGGGTAGTAGAGGCGGAGGATGGAGCAGATGGCGAGAAAAGACTAGAGGTAGTAGAGGCGGAGGATGGAGCAGATGGCGGGAAAAGACTGAAGGTAGAAGCGGCGGAAGATGGAGCAGACGTCGAGAAAAGACTGGAGGTAGAAAAGGCTGAGGATGCGGCCGATGAGGAGCCAAAGGTTGAGAGGCCGAAGAGAGATGGGGAGGAACCGGCGGAGGAAGAAGCGCCTAGGGAGAAACCAGTGGCGGAAGATGAGGCGGCGCCAGCGGCGGTGGGAGCGAAGGAGAAGGGGGAggcggaggagagggagaaagaggaggaagcggAAGAGACTGAGG GACAGCAAGTTAACAAGGTTACAGGTCGGGACAACACAAAAGGAGTCCCTGATAGTCCACAACAATCAGATCCAGTGGCAGATAGTAGCTATCAATCACCAAGGCAGGAACCTTCTGATACCAGTTATGGCAGCAGCAATTGCAGTGGCACTAAAACTGGCATGGAATAG